Proteins from one Desulfonema limicola genomic window:
- a CDS encoding CHAT domain-containing protein gives MTYDGRLTLDGLDRLVGLKKYQEKQLDLLTLSACETAACNERAAFGLAGVAIRAGAKSVLATLWKLDVSS, from the coding sequence CTGACTTACGATGGCAGACTGACCTTAGACGGCCTTGACAGGCTGGTGGGCTTGAAAAAATACCAGGAAAAACAGCTTGATCTGCTCACATTAAGCGCATGTGAAACAGCAGCATGCAATGAACGTGCTGCCTTCGGCCTTGCAGGCGTAGCAATAAGGGCAGGGGCAAAAAGCGTCCTGGCAACCCTGTGGAAACTGGATGTGAGCAGTTAA
- a CDS encoding CHASE2 domain-containing protein — protein sequence MKKLLKRFDILIVFFLFFLMIPAEYHETFSWLEDQTISLRHGIRSNFGPYDTTAFPDDKIVLVTIDDRFFDKYGKFPIRRADIAAIIQNLDKLGAKVTCLDLLFELPDSFNGDMALAAAIKEKKVILASRAVFDENNNFQKIRYPIPGLKNNCPTGYINLTSPSSISTFLSRLRVWPEITLWDDGWPIAVQIVSEYMGVKPEMGNRKLIMGDTFIPLDHFNDIYIDFSSLPKMHKFLHQSVGISAWEFLDISGLDQYEILELKAWIEDKIVIIGETTAVSHDWFDTPVGMIYGIEIVADTVSTLLKQAPLRPASLYMEILVSFMLFLGLVFCSVYIRTPFLQTLSAAVCFSGFIFFCTFLYVYQGLIVSMTCNFIAGISGFFILSLFSYFRERESSNARRMEKEQAEKERQIAQAATQTKSEFLANMSHEIRTPMNSILGFLELVLEESNLPEFQRNSLATAHNSAKSLLLLINDILDLSKLENGRLELEKHPFDLQQIMEDIIKIFEVECREKGLNLSLDIHPGLPRYYIGDSVRLRQIIINLLGNAVKFTEKGGITVAATLSDADILNMLHFSVSDTGIGIRADRIDKIFEPFTQAEISTSRRFGGTGLGTTISRQLTELMDGKIWAESRQGKGSIFHFTVNMEPADKAQVSLIATQSALDNNSLPVSKRCFKILIAEDIKENMNLVEIRLTQHGHKVIKAWNGKEAVEKYQQEAPDIILMDVQMPEMDGLEAARRIRRLETDTRIPIVALTASLMKEERNNCLLAGMDSVMGKPINFDELFDIMEKIVSEDAGSKDSILEINENSDNSPALDFSPLVPEIKGVDINKGLKIWHNEAGYKKALLGFCKYENAAHDMLNLVKHGDREGAYRIAHALKGISGNLAITRVYDIAATLNAAVMDSPYDELISLVASLESELKSVVCSIGNIKQEQKSRECFGEALDINELKELFRGMLASFEEYNPGAAAPFLEKLKQSFPSHQTDPVEQQVENFDFDKARDETIKLAKELGIDEWELKANVSSYIP from the coding sequence GTGAAAAAGCTTTTGAAAAGATTTGATATACTGATTGTTTTTTTCTTGTTTTTCCTGATGATACCAGCTGAGTATCACGAAACATTTTCCTGGCTGGAGGATCAGACAATATCCCTGCGCCACGGGATTCGATCCAATTTCGGGCCTTATGATACAACCGCTTTTCCTGATGACAAGATTGTTCTTGTAACAATTGATGACAGATTCTTTGATAAATACGGGAAATTCCCCATAAGGCGGGCAGATATAGCTGCAATTATTCAAAACCTGGATAAGCTGGGAGCAAAGGTGACATGTCTAGATCTTTTGTTTGAGCTTCCAGACTCCTTTAACGGAGATATGGCACTGGCTGCGGCAATCAAGGAAAAAAAGGTCATACTGGCATCCCGTGCTGTTTTTGATGAAAACAATAATTTTCAAAAAATCCGTTACCCTATTCCAGGCCTGAAAAATAACTGTCCTACCGGGTATATCAACCTGACATCTCCAAGTTCAATATCTACGTTTTTAAGCCGTCTCCGGGTCTGGCCTGAGATAACCCTGTGGGACGATGGCTGGCCCATTGCTGTCCAGATTGTATCCGAATACATGGGGGTAAAGCCTGAAATGGGAAACAGGAAACTGATTATGGGAGATACTTTCATCCCCCTGGATCATTTTAACGATATTTATATTGATTTTTCCTCTTTACCCAAAATGCACAAATTTCTTCATCAGTCAGTGGGAATTTCAGCATGGGAATTTTTGGATATTTCCGGCCTGGATCAGTACGAGATATTGGAATTAAAAGCATGGATTGAAGATAAGATCGTAATTATAGGAGAGACCACGGCAGTTTCCCACGACTGGTTTGATACACCTGTGGGAATGATTTACGGGATTGAGATTGTTGCAGATACAGTCAGCACCCTTTTAAAGCAGGCTCCGCTTCGGCCAGCGTCTCTTTATATGGAAATACTTGTTAGTTTCATGCTCTTTCTCGGGCTTGTTTTTTGTTCCGTTTATATAAGAACTCCCTTTTTACAGACATTATCTGCTGCCGTATGTTTTTCAGGTTTTATTTTTTTCTGTACATTTTTATATGTCTATCAGGGATTGATTGTTTCCATGACCTGCAATTTTATTGCAGGGATTTCAGGCTTTTTTATCCTGAGCTTGTTCTCATATTTTCGTGAAAGAGAAAGCAGTAATGCAAGGCGCATGGAAAAAGAACAGGCAGAAAAGGAACGGCAGATTGCCCAGGCTGCCACACAGACAAAAAGTGAATTTCTGGCAAATATGTCCCATGAAATCAGAACTCCCATGAATTCCATACTCGGATTTCTGGAACTGGTTTTAGAAGAGTCCAATCTGCCTGAATTTCAGAGAAACAGCCTTGCTACAGCCCATAATTCTGCAAAATCCCTGCTTTTGCTTATAAATGACATTCTGGATTTGAGCAAACTTGAAAACGGCAGACTTGAACTGGAAAAACATCCCTTTGATTTGCAGCAGATAATGGAAGATATTATAAAAATATTTGAAGTGGAATGCAGAGAAAAAGGGCTGAATCTATCCCTTGATATTCATCCCGGCCTGCCCAGGTATTATATCGGAGACTCGGTACGGCTTCGCCAGATTATCATAAATCTGCTGGGAAATGCCGTAAAATTTACTGAAAAAGGGGGAATAACAGTGGCAGCCACTCTATCTGATGCGGACATATTGAATATGCTTCATTTTTCAGTTTCCGACACAGGCATCGGCATTCGGGCTGACAGGATAGATAAAATTTTTGAACCCTTTACCCAGGCAGAAATTTCAACTTCCCGCCGTTTTGGAGGAACCGGGCTGGGAACCACCATTTCAAGACAATTGACTGAACTCATGGACGGTAAAATATGGGCTGAAAGCCGGCAGGGAAAGGGCAGTATTTTTCATTTTACAGTTAATATGGAACCGGCTGACAAGGCTCAGGTATCATTGATTGCTACGCAGTCAGCACTTGACAATAATTCCCTGCCGGTATCCAAACGATGTTTCAAAATCTTGATTGCAGAGGATATTAAGGAAAATATGAACCTGGTCGAAATACGTTTGACCCAGCATGGACATAAAGTAATCAAGGCATGGAACGGTAAAGAAGCTGTTGAAAAATATCAGCAGGAAGCACCGGATATTATTCTCATGGATGTTCAGATGCCTGAAATGGACGGTCTTGAGGCAGCCCGCCGGATTCGCAGACTGGAAACCGATACCCGTATTCCCATTGTAGCCCTGACCGCAAGCCTGATGAAAGAAGAAAGGAATAATTGTCTGTTGGCAGGAATGGATTCAGTTATGGGCAAACCCATAAATTTTGATGAACTCTTTGATATTATGGAAAAAATAGTTTCAGAAGATGCGGGTTCTAAGGACAGCATATTGGAAATCAATGAAAATTCAGACAATTCTCCTGCCCTCGATTTTTCCCCCCTGGTTCCTGAAATCAAAGGAGTTGATATCAATAAAGGTTTGAAAATCTGGCATAATGAGGCAGGATACAAAAAGGCTTTACTGGGGTTTTGCAAGTATGAAAATGCTGCTCATGATATGCTGAATCTCGTCAAACACGGTGACAGGGAAGGTGCGTACCGGATTGCTCATGCACTCAAAGGAATTTCAGGTAATCTTGCCATAACCAGGGTTTACGATATTGCAGCAACACTCAATGCCGCAGTCATGGATTCCCCTTATGATGAACTGATCTCCCTGGTTGCTTCACTTGAATCGGAACTGAAATCCGTTGTTTGTTCCATTGGTAATATTAAACAGGAACAGAAAAGCCGGGAATGCTTCGGTGAAGCACTTGATATAAACGAATTAAAAGAATTGTTTAGAGGAATGCTGGCATCTTTTGAAGAATATAATCCCGGTGCGGCAGCTCCTTTTCTTGAGAAATTGAAGCAGTCTTTTCCCTCACACCAGACCGATCCCGTAGAACAGCAGGTGGAAAACTTTGACTTTGACAAAGCCAGGGATGAAACTATCAAACTGGCAAAGGAATTAGGGATTGATGAATGGGAATTAAAGGCAAATGTTTCATCATATATTCCGTAA
- a CDS encoding Cache 3/Cache 2 fusion domain-containing protein: protein MRDITDHPLLSDLKIQTKLLLLGIGSVLVTAAAMVVVAFWQGNVFNEQARVEAGKLIDADFNHITESVYNLIKSQDESIQQKVNQSLNVARYVLEHQGKIHLAEETIEWTAVNQFTQESMQAVIPKMMVGSAWLGKNKQMWVDTPVVDIVKKLVGGTVTIFQRINEGGDMLRVATNVEKPDGTRAIGTYIPAVNPDETPNPVIEAVMKGNTYRGIAYVVNAWYITAYEPIMDNTGRIIGVLYVGVKQENIETLRKAIMQVRIGTSGYVFILGGTGNIRGHYIISKNSQRDGENLWDQADTEGRKFIQSMILKALVLKPGEFATEHYTWKNPDDPAPRKKIARVAYYKPWDWVIGASAYEDELQGFIQPLNTGYRAMVRIFGITGLIIAFLGGILTLFFARKITTPLNIVTQAATRLTSNDLPRLVNMMDKAEEGDLTVSFEFEPEKIRVTSKDEIGTLAQAFASMNEVMAAVGQAFNRMVANLRELTEELEQRVEARTAALLESEHRMSNIINFLPDSTLVIDQDSKVIAWNRAIEKITGIAASAMMGKGDYEYAVPFYGKRCPMLLDLAMLPDNEIPDRYTNTRREGSVLFGETYVPNLHGGLYLAVTACVIKNSKGEPIGAIETIRDITDRMQMEVALKKSKEAAESSNRAKSAFLATMSHEIRTPMNGVIGMTGLLLDTALTKDQRMFAENIRNSGESLLTIINDILDFSKIEAEQLELEKIPFNLRECVESALDMVAVKAGEKGLDLACMLDAHLPTYIHGDETRLRQILLNFLSNGVKFTSKGEIVVSVSGSLMSQDTEPAEVYEIKFAVKDSGIGIPADRMDKLFKAFSQVDSSTSRKYGGTGLGLIISKRLTEMMGGTVRVESTQDVGTIFHFSIKAEKAEMAEPVYMCSEQPSLNEKHVLIVDDNEINREILIRQTASWGMKPKAVPSGPEALDTVRSETSFDLALLDMNMPEMDGVELAKALHQETKTQKLPLIMMSSAGDIPKNGQEYFAAWLFKPVKASQLYNTLIEVFGSGSKVRFYAPSDEDSEYDPEMGKRHPLRILVAEDNSINQQLALLTLERLGYMADIAGNGLEAVDSVFRQPYDVVLMDIQMPEMDGMDATRQIHSKVTKERQPRIIAMTANALHGDREMCLSAGMDDYISKPFKVGELIRVLNRCRHLGKAAEPEKIPEPVNEYPNTGNSETPVPAKLDPAALKRLQDMLGKKVSVMLPKLIGDFFRDALKMQEQARQALAENKPEDLRRAVHTLKANLKNFGAYETADLCQQAENIAKTGSTDVSALLDKIESEYPKVRAALEIFQSSSM, encoded by the coding sequence ATGCGGGATATTACAGACCATCCTTTACTCAGCGATTTAAAAATCCAGACAAAATTGCTGCTGCTGGGTATTGGCAGCGTTCTTGTTACGGCAGCGGCAATGGTGGTTGTTGCCTTTTGGCAGGGAAATGTCTTTAATGAGCAGGCACGGGTTGAAGCTGGAAAACTCATTGATGCTGATTTCAATCATATTACTGAAAGTGTTTATAATCTTATCAAGTCTCAAGATGAATCCATCCAGCAGAAGGTGAACCAGAGCCTTAATGTTGCCCGTTATGTTCTTGAACACCAGGGTAAAATCCATCTTGCAGAAGAAACAATCGAATGGACAGCGGTTAATCAGTTCACCCAGGAGTCCATGCAGGCTGTTATACCCAAAATGATGGTCGGGAGTGCATGGCTGGGAAAGAACAAGCAGATGTGGGTTGATACGCCTGTTGTTGATATTGTAAAAAAGCTGGTTGGCGGAACTGTAACTATTTTTCAGCGCATTAACGAAGGCGGGGACATGCTCCGGGTTGCCACCAATGTGGAAAAACCTGACGGGACACGGGCAATCGGAACCTATATTCCTGCTGTAAATCCTGACGAAACACCGAATCCTGTAATTGAAGCTGTTATGAAAGGCAATACCTACCGGGGAATCGCCTATGTGGTAAATGCCTGGTATATAACAGCCTATGAACCAATAATGGATAATACGGGCAGGATTATCGGGGTGCTTTATGTGGGTGTAAAGCAGGAAAATATTGAAACCCTTCGCAAGGCAATTATGCAGGTCAGGATAGGCACGAGCGGTTATGTTTTTATCCTGGGAGGAACCGGCAATATCCGGGGACATTATATTATTTCCAAGAACAGCCAGAGAGACGGAGAGAATTTATGGGATCAGGCTGACACCGAGGGACGCAAGTTTATCCAGTCCATGATCTTAAAAGCCCTGGTACTGAAACCAGGCGAATTTGCCACAGAACATTATACATGGAAAAATCCTGATGATCCCGCACCCCGAAAAAAGATTGCCCGTGTTGCTTATTACAAACCATGGGACTGGGTAATCGGTGCCAGTGCTTATGAAGATGAACTTCAGGGCTTTATTCAGCCCTTAAATACTGGTTACAGGGCAATGGTGCGCATTTTTGGCATAACCGGCCTGATAATTGCGTTTCTTGGCGGTATTTTAACTTTGTTCTTTGCCAGAAAAATCACAACTCCCTTAAACATTGTTACCCAGGCTGCAACCCGCCTGACCAGCAATGATCTGCCCCGTCTTGTAAATATGATGGACAAGGCAGAAGAAGGAGATTTAACGGTCAGTTTCGAGTTTGAGCCGGAAAAGATCAGGGTTACTTCCAAAGACGAAATAGGGACCCTGGCACAGGCTTTTGCCAGCATGAACGAGGTAATGGCGGCAGTAGGACAGGCATTTAACCGAATGGTTGCAAATCTTCGGGAACTTACTGAAGAACTTGAACAACGTGTTGAAGCCAGGACAGCAGCACTTCTTGAATCAGAACACCGCATGAGCAATATCATAAATTTTCTACCTGATTCCACCCTTGTTATTGACCAGGACAGCAAGGTAATTGCATGGAACAGAGCCATAGAAAAGATCACGGGAATAGCAGCTTCTGCCATGATGGGCAAAGGAGATTATGAATATGCTGTCCCGTTTTACGGGAAACGCTGCCCCATGCTCCTTGATCTGGCAATGCTTCCGGATAATGAAATCCCTGATCGTTATACAAATACCAGGCGGGAAGGGAGTGTGCTGTTTGGAGAAACCTATGTACCGAATCTGCATGGCGGACTATATTTAGCTGTAACAGCATGTGTAATCAAAAATTCCAAAGGCGAACCAATAGGGGCGATTGAGACCATCCGGGATATTACTGACCGCATGCAGATGGAAGTGGCATTAAAAAAGTCAAAAGAAGCTGCTGAATCTTCCAACCGTGCCAAGAGTGCGTTCCTTGCCACCATGAGCCACGAAATCAGAACTCCCATGAACGGCGTAATCGGCATGACCGGCCTGCTTCTTGATACCGCCCTGACTAAAGACCAGCGCATGTTTGCTGAAAATATAAGAAACAGCGGGGAATCACTGCTTACCATAATAAACGATATTCTTGATTTTTCAAAAATTGAGGCAGAGCAGCTTGAACTGGAAAAGATTCCCTTTAATCTCCGTGAATGTGTGGAATCAGCATTAGACATGGTAGCTGTTAAAGCAGGCGAAAAAGGACTTGATCTTGCATGTATGCTTGATGCACATCTGCCCACGTACATACACGGGGATGAAACCCGTCTGCGTCAGATTCTCCTGAACTTTCTAAGCAATGGGGTTAAATTTACCAGCAAAGGCGAGATTGTTGTTTCCGTGAGCGGCTCTCTCATGTCCCAGGATACTGAGCCTGCCGAAGTATATGAAATAAAGTTTGCTGTAAAAGATTCGGGAATAGGAATTCCAGCAGACCGAATGGACAAACTTTTCAAGGCTTTCAGCCAGGTGGATTCATCCACATCCAGGAAATACGGCGGAACCGGCCTGGGACTTATTATCAGTAAACGTCTGACAGAAATGATGGGGGGCACGGTTCGCGTGGAAAGTACCCAGGATGTCGGCACCATATTTCATTTTTCCATCAAAGCGGAAAAAGCGGAAATGGCAGAACCAGTCTATATGTGTTCAGAACAGCCTTCTTTAAACGAAAAGCATGTACTGATAGTTGATGACAACGAGATCAACCGGGAAATCCTGATCCGCCAGACCGCTTCCTGGGGAATGAAACCCAAGGCAGTACCATCAGGGCCAGAAGCTCTTGATACTGTCCGTTCTGAAACCAGTTTTGACCTTGCACTCCTGGACATGAACATGCCGGAGATGGACGGAGTAGAGCTGGCAAAAGCCCTGCACCAGGAAACAAAAACCCAAAAACTGCCCCTGATAATGATGTCGTCAGCAGGCGACATCCCAAAAAACGGCCAGGAATATTTTGCTGCATGGCTGTTCAAGCCGGTTAAAGCTTCCCAATTGTACAATACCCTGATAGAAGTGTTTGGCAGCGGCAGCAAAGTCAGGTTTTATGCCCCGTCAGATGAGGATTCAGAATATGATCCTGAAATGGGAAAACGACATCCTCTCAGGATTTTAGTTGCAGAAGATAATTCAATCAATCAGCAGCTTGCCCTGCTCACCCTGGAGAGGCTGGGTTATATGGCAGATATTGCAGGAAACGGGCTGGAAGCTGTGGATTCTGTTTTCCGCCAGCCCTATGATGTGGTGCTTATGGATATCCAGATGCCGGAAATGGACGGGATGGATGCCACCAGGCAGATTCACAGTAAAGTAACTAAGGAAAGACAGCCGCGTATTATCGCCATGACTGCCAATGCACTTCATGGAGACAGGGAAATGTGCCTGTCTGCTGGAATGGATGACTATATCAGCAAACCCTTTAAAGTAGGTGAACTGATCCGCGTTCTGAACAGGTGCCGGCATCTTGGCAAGGCTGCTGAACCTGAAAAAATACCGGAACCCGTAAATGAGTACCCAAATACAGGTAACAGCGAAACCCCTGTTCCTGCAAAGCTTGATCCTGCTGCCCTGAAACGCCTGCAAGACATGCTTGGGAAAAAAGTTTCGGTCATGCTGCCTAAGCTCATTGGCGACTTTTTCAGGGATGCGCTTAAAATGCAGGAACAAGCCCGCCAGGCGCTTGCTGAAAACAAACCCGAAGACCTGCGCCGGGCTGTGCATACGCTCAAGGCAAATTTAAAAAATTTCGGGGCATACGAAACAGCGGATTTGTGCCAGCAGGCTGAAAATATTGCTAAAACAGGCTCAACTGATGTATCGGCTCTCCTGGATAAAATTGAAAGCGAATATCCAAAAGTCCGGGCAGCACTGGAAATTTTTCAAAGCAGTTCCATGTGA
- a CDS encoding hybrid sensor histidine kinase/response regulator: MIVSKMKNTGSIMVVDDNPENLGFLHVLLKEQGYQVRTVLYGKMALKTAYKKPPDLILLDIMMPEMDGYEVCAKLKADGRTRNIPVIFISALDEMPDRVKAFSAGGVDFILKPFVKEDLLARVSTHLHIKYLQQYLYEKNMELVREIAERRRAENELHKAKKALETANLELEQRVLDELKKRQHQQQLLIQKSKLESLGKLAAGIAHEINQPLSGISMGLDNMIFRISSETASVDEATSAYLRKKTGHLLEDVERISHIINHVRTFSREQESALSESVDVNEVCVNALSMIKTRYKNHDIEIDWKPGKNIKSVTGNKYKLEQVVLNLLSNAGDAVEEKQADCENISYRKKIELKTFFDANRVCIEVRDNGAGILEDILENIFDPFFTTKPPESGTGLGLSISYGIVLEMGGDISVESRYGEYTLMRVFLPEAENGKT, from the coding sequence ATGATTGTTTCTAAAATGAAGAATACAGGCAGTATTATGGTCGTGGATGATAATCCTGAGAACCTGGGATTTCTGCATGTATTGCTGAAAGAACAGGGATACCAGGTACGCACGGTTCTTTACGGCAAAATGGCCCTGAAAACTGCATATAAAAAACCGCCTGATCTTATCCTGCTTGATATTATGATGCCGGAAATGGACGGATACGAAGTCTGCGCAAAATTAAAAGCAGACGGGCGCACCCGGAATATCCCGGTAATTTTCATCAGCGCTCTGGATGAAATGCCTGACAGGGTAAAAGCCTTTTCAGCCGGAGGCGTTGATTTTATTCTCAAACCCTTTGTAAAAGAAGACCTGCTGGCAAGGGTTTCAACCCATCTCCATATCAAATATTTACAGCAGTATCTTTATGAAAAAAACATGGAACTTGTCAGGGAAATTGCCGAGCGAAGACGGGCTGAGAATGAACTGCATAAGGCAAAAAAAGCTCTTGAAACAGCGAACCTGGAACTTGAGCAGCGTGTATTGGATGAACTTAAAAAACGCCAGCACCAGCAGCAGCTTCTCATACAAAAGTCAAAACTGGAATCCCTGGGAAAGCTTGCAGCCGGTATTGCCCATGAAATCAATCAGCCCCTTTCCGGTATTTCAATGGGCCTGGATAATATGATTTTTAGAATTTCCTCTGAAACTGCCTCTGTTGACGAGGCAACCTCAGCATATCTTAGAAAAAAAACCGGACATCTGCTTGAAGATGTGGAACGCATCAGTCATATCATAAATCATGTCAGGACCTTTTCAAGGGAGCAGGAGTCCGCTCTCTCCGAATCGGTGGATGTAAACGAGGTCTGCGTAAATGCCTTGTCCATGATAAAAACCAGGTACAAAAACCATGACATAGAGATTGACTGGAAACCAGGGAAAAATATCAAGTCTGTAACAGGCAATAAATATAAACTTGAACAGGTGGTGCTGAACCTGCTTTCAAATGCAGGGGATGCGGTTGAGGAAAAACAGGCAGACTGTGAAAATATTTCATACAGGAAAAAAATAGAGCTGAAAACTTTTTTTGATGCAAACAGGGTCTGCATAGAAGTCCGAGATAACGGCGCTGGAATTTTAGAAGATATTCTTGAAAACATATTTGACCCTTTTTTTACCACAAAACCCCCTGAAAGCGGCACAGGACTGGGACTTTCCATCAGCTACGGCATTGTCCTGGAAATGGGCGGAGATATAAGCGTGGAAAGCAGGTATGGGGAATATACTCTAATGAGGGTGTTTCTGCCGGAGGCTGAAAATGGAAAAACTTAA
- a CDS encoding CHAT domain-containing protein translates to MSSFDISVRADGTHLESFGSITGGKIFQDQDFTTASLEREMQNRDYDIVHLATHAVFKRM, encoded by the coding sequence ATTTCATCCTTTGACATTTCAGTCCGTGCGGACGGAACCCATCTGGAATCCTTTGGAAGCATAACAGGGGGCAAGATATTTCAGGATCAGGATTTCACAACAGCCAGCCTTGAAAGAGAAATGCAGAACCGGGATTATGATATTGTGCATCTGGCAACACACGCGGTATTTAAGCGCATGTGA
- a CDS encoding sigma-54-dependent transcriptional regulator produces the protein MEKLKVLIVDDEARIRDELDEFLRSAGYKVFQAGLPSQAFKITDQHSPDIVILDIRLPETDGLMVLEQMKQSWPDMEIIMITGHGDMDSVISAMRLGASDFFTKPFRLAEVQGAIERTRKYLDLNRRLKNVEFNYSLLSQRLYGIMDYGIAAESPGMKKVIDMMERVTRSDDTTVLITGESGTGKELAARGIHHFSSRKDVHFYSVNVSAVPAGLFESEFFGHKKGAFTGASADKAGWFEIAENSTLFMDEICETLPELQVKLLKVLEERKIIRVGSHDEIPVNARVITATNQDIENMVRKNKFRPDLYHRLNTFRIHIPPLRERKEDIPKLLENFIRFYSSKINHNVDSIEEKAVERLMEYAFPGNVRELKNMVERAVILCDENRLSLKHFPSIMPASKKYPQSNISQETFDLALAEKDMITRALKKTCGNKSKASKLLNISRQSLERRIIKFGLSDLS, from the coding sequence ATGGAAAAACTTAAAGTACTGATTGTGGATGATGAGGCGCGTATCCGGGACGAACTGGATGAATTTTTGAGATCTGCCGGTTATAAAGTGTTTCAGGCAGGGCTGCCTTCCCAGGCTTTTAAAATCACAGACCAGCACAGCCCGGACATTGTCATCTTAGATATCCGGCTTCCTGAAACAGACGGACTGATGGTATTGGAACAAATGAAGCAGTCATGGCCTGATATGGAAATTATCATGATTACAGGCCACGGCGACATGGACAGTGTAATCAGTGCAATGCGTCTGGGAGCCTCTGATTTTTTCACAAAGCCATTCAGACTGGCTGAAGTCCAGGGAGCCATTGAAAGAACCCGAAAATATCTTGATTTAAACAGGCGGCTGAAAAATGTTGAATTTAATTATTCCCTGCTCTCCCAAAGACTTTACGGCATAATGGACTATGGTATTGCTGCTGAAAGCCCTGGCATGAAAAAGGTAATTGACATGATGGAACGGGTGACACGCTCAGATGACACCACAGTACTGATTACCGGTGAAAGCGGAACAGGAAAGGAACTGGCAGCAAGAGGGATTCATCATTTCAGTTCAAGAAAGGATGTCCATTTCTACTCGGTTAATGTGTCAGCTGTTCCGGCAGGACTGTTTGAAAGCGAATTCTTCGGGCATAAAAAAGGGGCATTTACGGGCGCATCTGCTGATAAGGCAGGATGGTTTGAGATTGCTGAAAACAGTACCCTTTTTATGGATGAAATATGTGAAACGCTGCCGGAACTCCAGGTTAAACTACTGAAGGTTCTTGAGGAACGAAAGATTATCCGGGTTGGATCACATGATGAGATTCCTGTAAATGCAAGGGTTATTACTGCCACCAACCAGGACATTGAAAACATGGTAAGAAAAAATAAATTCCGCCCTGATCTGTACCACAGGCTGAATACCTTCAGGATTCATATCCCGCCGCTTAGAGAAAGAAAAGAGGATATTCCAAAACTCCTGGAAAATTTTATCCGCTTTTATTCGTCAAAAATAAACCATAATGTTGACTCCATAGAAGAAAAGGCTGTGGAACGTCTGATGGAATATGCCTTTCCAGGCAATGTCAGGGAATTAAAAAACATGGTGGAACGGGCAGTTATCCTTTGTGACGAAAACCGGCTGTCATTAAAGCATTTCCCCAGCATCATGCCTGCCTCAAAAAAATATCCCCAGTCAAACATCAGCCAGGAAACCTTTGATCTGGCTTTAGCTGAAAAAGATATGATTACGCGGGCATTGAAAAAAACCTGCGGCAACAAATCAAAGGCATCAAAACTCTTAAACATTTCCAGGCAGTCCCTGGAACGGCGTATTATAAAATTTGGACTGTCTGATCTTTCCTGA